From the Paenibacillus sp. R14(2021) genome, the window AGCATTTCCGATTTTAACCTGAACGTTTACTGTTGTTTTTATTTCTTGATAAATTTTTTCAAAATCTTGGGCACTCCATTCCTTAGACCGACTTCTTACTAAGTCGCCCAGGCCGACCGGATCAACCTTATTTTTCTTCAATAGTGAAAGGAATTTTTCAATTTCTTTTTTTAAATAAGAACCCATCGTTTTTTCAAGTTGTGTAAGCTGCTCTTCTGATCTCAAATCCACCCAATCCGGGACATTCTGAAGTTCCGTCACCAATTTCAACCGAATTGAAATAGAAGGGATTGGATGAACGTTGTTCACAATGTAGTTTGCCTTTGAATGCATGCTTCTCAATAAAATAAAATCTTCACCCTGATTGTTTGATGCTTTTCCTGCAAGTGGAACCCTGTAGTTTCCATTCTTCGAGTTCTGAATAAGCATTTTTAATAAGAAAGCGTCCTTCATGCTAATTTCGGTTATCATTCGATCACTTCTAAATAAAGCCAGACCATCGATTTTTACTTCTCCGTGACCGCCGCTTCCCGCAGCTCCTTCTCGCCCAATTTTAAAATACGGTAAAAACATGTCTCGTCCTTCACCATAATAATTAAACAAGGATTCATGAAGGTTCATTAACGGTAAATTCCCGCTTCTCATGTTTTGCTCAATCATATCCGATAAAAAAAACGGTTCTTGGGTTTTTGTAGTGATTTCCAACAGTTCCGAAGCGTCCCGCTCCACGACTCCAAGCTGAAGCCGCGATGAAATTTTAGGATCGCGGAGTAAATGATGAATTACAGTCCCAGTCCCTTTTTCTGCACTCGTTTTTCCGAATAACACCAACCTTGCCTGTCCCCTTTCAAGGGGATCATTTGTCCGCGTATTTAGTCGTGGCAGAGAAATATAAGAGTTGGATTCCGTATGTAAAACTTCTAGTTCTGTTTTTCCCTGTTCTTTAAAGTGAGAAATTAGAGCAGCGGTTTTTTTGCCATTCGCAACGGTATCAAAGCTAATTGCATGGATAAGACAAATCTGATTCACAATTTTTTGATCGGAACAAGCCGATAAAACTGTACACAAAATGATAACCAGATAAATTTTCCTCCTATACATAATGGTCCTCTTTCATCATTTATTCTTCATCTAAGTCATTTTTCTGTTTAACTGGGTTATTAGGCAAATACTTAACTGAAGATTTTGGTCTTAAATGT encodes:
- a CDS encoding Ger(x)C family spore germination protein, giving the protein MYRRKIYLVIILCTVLSACSDQKIVNQICLIHAISFDTVANGKKTAALISHFKEQGKTELEVLHTESNSYISLPRLNTRTNDPLERGQARLVLFGKTSAEKGTGTVIHHLLRDPKISSRLQLGVVERDASELLEITTKTQEPFFLSDMIEQNMRSGNLPLMNLHESLFNYYGEGRDMFLPYFKIGREGAAGSGGHGEVKIDGLALFRSDRMITEISMKDAFLLKMLIQNSKNGNYRVPLAGKASNNQGEDFILLRSMHSKANYIVNNVHPIPSISIRLKLVTELQNVPDWVDLRSEEQLTQLEKTMGSYLKKEIEKFLSLLKKNKVDPVGLGDLVRSRSKEWSAQDFEKIYQEIKTTVNVQVKIGNAGNA